From Anopheles darlingi chromosome 2, idAnoDarlMG_H_01, whole genome shotgun sequence, the proteins below share one genomic window:
- the LOC125950454 gene encoding uncharacterized protein LOC125950454: protein MRLLAVLVVTVLTIGDASFGSPILDWPKKDGDSLLGKVSNIKNAVYERKREFLNGVNERVSKLLWIPPLSSTTTESVPVVAPTEATAEQQPSLWWWQTTPKPLATSTAPSVIGSSSGAPLVVLQDDTDRLVFTVADTDELELPNVSMYARSSFIPEDQRLTDSIEFVEPLITHGRGPPVQPPTTPRHRTDRLIVF, encoded by the exons ATGCGATTGCTTGCTGTTCTCGTTGTTACAGTGCTCACTATTGGAGATGCGTCATTCGGAT CACCAATATTGGATTGGCCGAAAAAGGATGGGGACAGCTTGCTAGG AAAGGTGTCGAATATAAAGAATGCGGTCTATGAGCGAAAGCGTGAATTCCTTAATGGCGTCAACGAGCGAGTGTCCAAGCTCCTTTGGATACCACCGTTGTCTTCAACCACTACGGAATCTGTACCAGTGGTGGCTCCAACCGAGGCTACCGCAGAACAACAGCCTAGCCTTTGGTGGTGGCAAACGACACCAAAACCCTTGGCTACCTCAACGGCACCGTCGGTAATTGGAAGCTCATCCGGAGCTCCTCTCGTCGTCTTACAGGATGATACGGATCGTCTGGTCTTTACCGTTGCTGATACGGACGAACTGGAGCTACCGAACGTGTCAATG TATGCTCGCAGCAGCTTCATCCCGGAGGATCAGCGGCTTACGGATTCGATCGAGTTCGTGGAGCCCCTGATCACACACGGACGTGGTCCACCCGTTCAACCACCGACAACGCCGCGACATCGAACGGATCGTCTGATTGTGTTTTAA
- the LOC125950463 gene encoding uncharacterized protein LOC125950463, translating into MQRYDFKMHTKFNLTVIGLLFLAISLLASCAAAPHPIDADQMEEMELLGLVGCNNAVTVTALPLPGFTVTPEPAGRAVKPTDVTAQSSESESNESDNHLKQQTVIDQ; encoded by the exons ATGCAACGATACGACTTCAAAATGCATACCAAGTTTAATCTCACGGTGATTGGATTGTTGTTCCTTGCGATCTCGCTACTGGCCAGTTGTGCAGCAG CACCACATCCAATCGACGCTGACCAGATGGAAGAGATGGAACTGCTAGGGCTGGTCGGTTGCAATAATGCCGTCACGGTAACCGCGCTTCCACTGCCCGGCTTTACAGTAACCCCCGAACCGGCTGGCCGTGCAGTGAAACCCACCGACGTCACCGCACAGTCCTCGGAAAGTGAATCAAACGAATCGGACAACCacttaaaacaacaaactgtGATTGACCAATAA
- the LOC125950436 gene encoding uncharacterized protein LOC125950436 — protein MSDSVVTVLLVMLFAYSLVITSAVNPSSKVDFTEVDDLNDDGNGDGFVSVYKNFPKIQVTVDTQKLKRVPQPETKSDESSSGSSGSSGSESVERPSVGVRTDITIEISEESANDTRTVTHIGGGDREVKKDRNGTRTTTGTGGTGKKDRNGGPVDGGSDDDNASIPVFKGMAGVLPAKPKPKPTPERGSPGGIRPVVTLNHRPTSTSFYYGNDDRNRVSGEYDGWKRPHTLTAIWTTERPYLRRADHDTAGPHHQTYYKGYIPYNVGHQAHHHHQSTEHQHPTTGGDWKPCYCSIYQPWAARAPSNPVLPPAAHLPPGVPPPRHNKVDNKVDVQPSEAYHQREYRSVRS, from the exons ATGAGTGACAGTGTGGTGACGGTGCTCCTGGTGATGCTTTTCGCCTATTCGCTGGTGATCACTTCCGCGGTAAATCCCTCATCGAAGGTGGACTTTACCGAGGTGGACGATTTGAACGATGATGGCAATGGTGATGGGTTCGTGAGTGTTTACAAGAACTTCCCCAAGATTCAGGTGACGGTCGATACGCAGAAGCTGAAACGCGTACCGCAACCGGAAACGAAAAGCGATGAATCGAGTTCGGGCAGCTCCGGTAGCTCCGGTTCCGAATCGGTCGAGCGgccatcggtcggtgtgcGAACGGACATTACGATCGAGATTTCTGAAGAGTCGGCAAATGACACGCGCACCGTAACGcatatcggtggtggtgatcgtgaagTAAAGAAGGATCGTAACGGAACGCGAACAACCACCGGAACTGGCGGAACGGGCAAAAAGGATCGCAATGGTGGACCGGTCGATGGTGGgtccgatgatgataatgctaGTATTCCCGTGTTCAAAGGAATGGCTGGTGTGTTgccagcaaaaccgaaaccaaagccAACACCGGAACGTGGTTCACCGGGTGGCATTCGACCCGTCGTGACGCTCAATCATCGGCCAACGTCCACCAGCTTCTACTACGGTAATGATGATCGGAATCGTGTCAGCGGAGAGTACGACGGGTGGAAGCGCCCACATACGTTGACGGCCATTTGGACGACCGAGAGGCCTTATCTCCGAAGGGCGGATCACGACACGGCAG GTCCTCATCACCAGACATACTACAAGGGCTACATTCCGTACAATGTGGGCCATcaggcgcaccaccaccatcaatcgACGGAACATCAGCATCCAACGACGGGTGGTGACTGGAAGCCGTGCTACTGCAGTATCTACCAACCGTGGGCCGCACGTGCCCCGTCGAATCCCGTTCTACCACCGGCCGCCCATCTACCACCGGGAGTTCCGCCACCTCGGCACAACAAAGTGGACAACAAGGTGGACGTGCAACCGAGTGAGGCGTACCACCAGCGAGAGTATCGCTCAGTTCGCTCCTAG